The Arachis duranensis cultivar V14167 chromosome 2, aradu.V14167.gnm2.J7QH, whole genome shotgun sequence genome has a window encoding:
- the LOC107472947 gene encoding mitochondrial adenine nucleotide transporter ADNT1 (The sequence of the model RefSeq protein was modified relative to this genomic sequence to represent the inferred CDS: added 23 bases not found in genome assembly), with the protein MASEDVKSGESAVTKIVTLAEEAKLASREGVVTAAAAPSYAFTTICKSLIAGGVAGGVSRTAVAPLERLKILLQVQNPHNIKYNGTVQGLKYIWRTEGFRGLFKGNGTNCARIVPNSAVKFFSYEQASKGILYMYRQQTGNEDAQLTPVLRLGAGACAGIIAMSATYPMDMVRGRITVQTEKSPYQYRGMFHALSTVLREEGPRALYKGWLPSVIGVIPYVGLNFAVYESLKDWLIKSKPFGLAQDSELSVTTRLACGAVAGTFGQTVAYPLDVIRRRMQMVGWNHAASVVAGDGRGKVLLEYTGMIDAFRKTVRYEGFGALYKGLVPNSVKVVPSIAIAFVTYEVVKDILGVEFRISD; encoded by the exons CGGTGAATCTGCAGTCACAAAGATCGTTACTCTGGCCGAGGAAGCTAAGCTCGCTAGTCGTGAAGGCGTCGTCACCGCCGCCGCCGCTCCTTCCTACGCCTTCACCACCATCTGCAAGTCCCTTATCGCCGGTGGAGTCGCCGGAGGAGT ATCACGAACAGCAGTTGCCCCACTAGAACGGTTGAAGATTTTGCTACAG GTCCAGAATCCTCATAACATTAAATACAATGGAACAGTCCAAGGCCTGAAATATATATGGAGAACTGAAGGTTTTCGTGGACTGTTCAAAGGGAATGGTACTAATTGTGCTCGGATTGTCCCTAACTCTGCAGTGAAGTTCTTCAGTTATGAGCAAGCTTCTAA GGGTATACTGTATATGTAtaggcagcaaactggaaatg AGGATGCTCAGCTGACTCCTGTTTTACGACTTGGAGCTGGAGCATGTGCTGGAATAATTGCCATGTCTGCAACTTATCCAATGGATATGGTTCGAGGCAGGATAACTGTACAG ACTGAGAAATCCCCTTATCAGTATAGAGGAATGTTCCATGCTCTGTCTACCGTACTTAGGGAAGAAGGTCCACGTGCTTTATACAAGGGTTGGCTACCTTCAGTAATTGGAGTT ATTCCTTATGTGGGTCTCAACTTTGCTGTCTACGAGTCTTTAAAAGATTGGTTAATCAAATCCAAACCGTTTGGTCTAGCTCAAGATTCTGAGTTGAGTGTGACAACACGTCTGGCTTGTGGTGCTGTTGCTGGAACTTTTGGACAAACTGTTGCTTATCCTCTCGACGTCATTCGTCGAAGAATGCAGATGGTGGGCTGGAACCATGCTGCTTCTGTTGTAGCTGGGGATGGAAGAGGCAAGGTCCTGCTCGAATACACTGGAATGATAGATGCATTTAGGAAAACTGTTCGGTACGAGGGATTTGGTGCATTATACAAGGGTCTGGTGCCAAATTCTGTAAAG GTGGTGCCGTCCATAGCAATCGCATTTGTAACGTACGAGGTGGTGAAGGACATTCTAGGAGTCGAGTTCCGAATATCAGACTGA
- the LOC107473021 gene encoding uncharacterized protein LOC107473021 has translation MARVHCNNLLGFHCVGIEEAVGHRGGIWFLSSIANSSCVVIDQIDQCITVKVSVGHNKPWMAVGDFNEIVAPDESTGAYFSSHRASLLATTLDDCELFDLKVTGRRYTWYRAVQASRDLAKSPRVKGSRPFRFQAAWATHPSYKHVISKAWNQEFGGVTERLKMVQQASLDFNSKIFGNIFVRKNKLEYQIDQIQRRLEVTDVLSLRIKEAELREDYNRLLLQEELFWYQKSRDQWVKNHNRVHGLYVRDGSWSTDPDVLQEESLSFYKNLFGTTEEVEVDCLGDVPMPTLSTEACAKLIDLISFAEVKSAVFSMSPFKAPGPDGFQAYFFKEYWEIVGTEIWNIVRSAFLGEFLNPSIMETLIVLIPKIDNPTFMKDFRPISLCNVVYKIITKVLTNRLRPFLPDIVSPLQEGFIPGRGAPDNIIVAQEILNFMKHTKSKKGWIGGFWESTLIAFGFPIITVNLIMTCVRASSLSIMWNGNRLDSFAPRRGLRQGDPMSPYLFVLCLERLACYISHKVVEGVWKPVSVTRGSPKFSHLMFADDLLLFCQATKSQIKSKSLSLPSFCLHWVSPPVHSVKLNCDASWFAPSGYAGFGCIIRNPDGCWLKGCTGKVEVCSVLFAELYAIWRGLLLAWESGFREVICETDCLEALFLVNQRMLSKDIPEWDLAKHIQEVMNWNWRVSILLIQRTANSVADCMAKAAASVADIHSNWSQPWSELQHLIDLDMTLAN, from the exons ATGGCCCGTGTGCATTGCAACAATTTG TTGGGTTTTCATTGTGTTGGTATTGAGGAAGCAGTAGGACACAGGGGTGGCATTTGGTTTCTATCTTCTATTGCTAATTCTTCTTGTGTGGTTATTGATCAAATTGACCAATGTATCACAGTGAAAGTGAGTGTGG GCCATAATAAACCATGGATGGCTGTTGGTGATTTTAATGAGATTGTAGCACCAGATGAGAGTACAGgtgcttatttttcttctcacaGAGCTAGTCTATTAGCTACTACTCTAGATGACTGTGAGCTCTTTGATCTTAAAGTGACTGGTAGGAGATATACTTGGTATAGAGCAGTTCAGGCTAGCAGGGACTTGGCTAAAAG CCCCAGAGTGAAAGGTTCTCGTCCTTTTAGGTTCCAAGCTGCGTGGGCAACACATCCTTCTTATAAACATGTTATTAGTAAGGCTTGGAATCAAGAGTTTGGAGGCGTTACTGAAAGGCTTAAGATGGTTCAACAGGCTTCTTTGGACTTCAACTCaaagatttttggaaatatTTTTGTGCGAAAAAATAAGCTGGAATATCAGATTGATCAGATTCAACGGCGTTTGGAGGTTACCGATGTGTTATCTCTGAGAATTAAAGAAGCTGAACTGAGGGAAGATTATAATAGGCTTTTATTGCAAGAGGAACTTTTTTGGTACCAGAAATCTAGAGACCAGTGGGTCAA AAACCATAATAGAGTACATGGATTATATGTTAGAGATGGGTCTTGGTCTACTGATCCAGATGTTCTCCAGGAAGAATCCCTCTCTTTTTACAAGAATCTCTTTGGTACAACGGAAGAGGTTGAGGTTGATTGTTTAGGGGATGTTCCGATGCCCACTCTAAGCACCGAGGCTTGTGCTAAGTTAATTGACCTTATCTCTTTTGCGGAAGTTAAGTCAGCAGTATTCAGTATGAGCCCTTTTAAGGCTCCTGGTCCAGATGGCTTTCaagcttatttttttaaagaatattggGAGATAGTAGGCACTGAGATTTGGAATATTGTCCGGAGCGCTTTTTTGGGAGAGTTCTTAAATCCTAGCATCATGGAAACTCTGATTGTGCTTATTCCTAAAATTGATAATCCTACCTTTATGAAGGATTTCAGGCCTATTAGCTTGTGTAATgttgtttataaaattatcaccAAAGTATTGACTAACCGACTTCGGCCTTTTCTTCCAGATATTGTTAGTCCTTTACAAGAAGGTTTTATTCCGGGTCGTGGTGCTCCTGATAATATTATTGTGGCACAAGAAATTCTGAATTTCATGAAGCACACAAAATCCAAGAAAG GGTGGATTGGAGGTTTTTGGGAGAGTACTCTCATTGCTTTTGGTTTTCCTATCATCACTGTTAATTTGATTATGACTTGTGTCCGTGCATCCTCTCTTTCTATTATGTGGAATGGGAATAGATTGGATAGTTTTGCTCCTAGAAGGGGGCTTAGACAGGGCGATCCAATGTCTCCTTACTTATTTGTGCTTTGTCTGGAAAGACTTGCCTGCTATATATCTCATAAGGTGGTCGAGGGTGTGTGGAAACCAGTTTCTGTCACTAGGGGTAGCCCAAAATTTTCTCATTTGATGTTTGCAGATGATCTCTTACTCTTCTGTCAGGCTACAAAAAGTCAG atcaaatcaaaatctcTGTCTCTTCCTTCATTTTGTTTGCATTGGGTTTCACCTCCAGTTCATTCtgttaaattgaattgtgatgctagttggTTTGCTCCTTCTGGCTATGCTGGTTTTGGTTGTATTATTCGCAATCCTGATGGATGTTGGTTGAAAGGTTGCACTGGAAAAGTCGAAGTGTGCAGTGTTCTTTTTGCTGAATTGTATGCAATTTGGAGAGGTTTACttcttgcttgggagagtggatTTCGTGAGGTTATTTGTGAAACAGACTGTTTAGAAGCTCTTTTCTTGGTAAACCAAAGAATGCTTAGTAAGGATATTCCGGAATGGGATTTGGCAAAGCATATTCAGGAGGTTATGAATTGGAATTGGAGAGTCTCTATTCTTTTAATTCAGAGGACTGCAAATAGTGTTGCAGATTGTATGGCTAAAGCAGCTGCTTCTGTCGCGGATATTCACTCGAATTGGAGCCAACCATGGAGTGAGCTTCAACATCTAATAGATTTAGATATGACCCTagccaattaa